GGAGGACCAGTTGCACCCGCTCACCGACTATCTGATCATCCCCCTGTTTGCCTTCGCCAATGCAGGAATATACCTTCTTGACATCGAGCCAACAGCTGTTGTCAGCGGCATAAGCCTGGCAATAATGGTATCTCTCGTTGTCGGAAAGTTCGTTGGCATATTCCTGTTCTCATGGTTAGGAGTCAAAACAGGCATAGCCCCGATGCCGGAAAAATCCAACTGGAAGATGATGAGTGCGATATCACTTCTCGGAGGCATAGGGTTCACGGTGTCCCTTTTCATCGCGTCACTGACATTCGACACCTCATATCCGATAGGGGCTGAGATGCTCGACAACGCCAAACTCGGTATCGTCGCCGGCTCCCTCACAGCAGGACTGTTGGGCTATATGCTTCTGCGCATCACTCTTCCAAAAAGCGCAAATGCAATAGCGCCCGGCACAACATCTGCCACGCACAATGAACAAAGACAATAAAAAAGCTTCTAAAATTATACAATTAAAGAAATTTTTCCGTAAATTTGCATCCGTAAAAAAGAAACCCAAAATATTATCATCAATGACTATTGATCAGTACAATTTCAACGGCAAAAAGGCTATCGTGCGCGTTGACTTCAACGTTCCCCTGGACGAGAACGGCAACATCACTGATGACACCCGTATCCGCGGTGCCCTCCCCACCCTCAAAAAAATCCTCAATGACGGTGGAAGCCTCATTATCATGAGCCATATGGGCAAGCCCAAAGGAAAAGTCAACCCCAAGATGTCACTCAGCCAGATAAAAGAAGCCGTAGGCAATCACCTTGGCACAGAGGTAAAATTTGCCGATGATTGCGCCAACGCATCAGAATTTGCGGCTGCTCTCAAGCCCGGCGAAGTGCTCCTGCTCGAAAACCTTCGCTTCCACCCCGAAGAGGAAGGCAAGCCTGTAGGCATCGACAAGGAAGATCCCGCTTACGAGGCTGCAAAGAAAGAAATGAAAGAGAAGCAGAAAGAGTTTGCCAAGACCCTCGCTTCCTACGCTGACGTATATGTCAACGATGCATTCGGAACAGCTCACCGCCGCCACGCATCCACTGCTGTGATCGCCGATTATTTCGACGCTGACAACAAAATGCTCGGCTACCTCATGGAGAAAGAGGTAAATGCCGTTGACAACATCCTCTCTGACATCAAGCGTCCTTTCACCGCTATCATGGGCGGATCGAAAGTTTCCACAAAAATAGGCATCATCGAAAACCTCATGGACAAGGTGGACAACCTCATCCTCTGCGGTGGTATGACCTACACATTTGCCAAAGCTCTTGGCGGAAATGTTGGCAAGTCAATCTGCGAAGAGGATAAGCTCCAGCTCGCTCTCGACATCATCGAAAAAGCCAAGCAGAAAGGTGTCAACCTCGTGATCGGAACTGACTGCGTTGCCGCTGACGATTTCAGCAACGATGCCAACACCATGGTGGTACCGTGCATGGAGATCCCTGCTGAATGGGAAGGTCTTGACGCTGGTCCCAACACACGTGAGGCTTTTGCCAATGCTATCAAGGGCGCAAAGACCATTCTTTGGAACGGACCCGCCGGAGTGTTTGAATTCGACAACTTCACAGCCGGCTCACGCGCTATCGCTGATGCCATCGTTGAAGCTACCGAAAACGGTGCATTCTCTCTCGTAGGTGGAGGCGACTCTGTGGCCTGCATCAACAAGTTCGGCCTTGCTGACAAGGTCAGCTATGTATCCACCGGTGGTGGTGCCCTCCTTGAAGCCATCGAAGGCAAGGTGCTCCCCGGCATAGCAGCTATCCGCGGCTAAAACAAACTATTCTATAAATAGCTGCATGATGATTAGTGATTAATCCGCATACAGCGTCCCACAGCGTCGTCATATTTACGTAATGACGACGCTTTCTTTATATCCTTATAAGCCTTTCGGTCAACATTAGGAGCCATGTACTCCCAGAACGGTTTCATCTTGCCAAGTATCTGCACATCACCACACAGGGTGTCACAATAATGGGAATATATGGAATTATGCAGCCTGACGAAAGCCTCCATCTTCTTATCGAGATCCCACTCGACCCCATTTCGCCATTCTTCAACTATCGACGGACGAGAGAACAATCCCCTGCCGATCATCACACCAGCCACACCGGGATATGCCGACATCACTTCATCTATCTGTTCGGGGCGCACTATATCTCCGTTATATATAACCGGATGTGCCGACGCGCCGAGCACCATTGCAAACTCATCCATAAACAAATCCCCGGAATACTGCTGGCGAGCTGTGCGCGGATGCACAGTCACATGCCGTAGAGGTATGGTGTTCAGGACAGCAAGCGCATCTCGCCATTCATCGGGACACTCGACACCGAGACGCATCTTTGCTGAAAACGACAAGTCGCCATACTCTGCCGTAATGACCGCCGACACCTCTCTCAAAAGCTCTATATTACCCAATATGCCGGCTCCTCGTCCGTGATGGACCTGTGGAGGAAAAGGGCACCCCATATTCATATCCGCTACACTATAACCTGCGATCCGGATCTCATCACAAAGCATTCTGAACTCCTTGATGTCTCTGAATATGATCTGCGGCACAAGTGTAAGCCCTTGATTGAACTCCGATTTCAGGTCTCTGACATCACGACGCCTTACCTCTCCACGCTCCACACGCATAAACGGAGTGTGATAAGCTGCGACAGAACCACCACCATACACCTGATGATGAAAATGTCGCCATACAGGATCAGTCAACCCTTGGATGGGTGCTGAAAAAATCATAAAACTGTTCTTTTCTTCCATATCGATGGCAAAATTAGTGAAAAAGTCAGCTCGATGTGTTGACAGTCTTGATTTTTTTGACTATTTTTGTATCAGTCCAGGAGAATATTCGGCGTTTTGCGACAAATAAGATCCAATACGTCAATGGGTTTAAACCTTTTGTCCTCCCGGATGTCTAATATATTAAAAGCAGATTACAACAATAGTTAATTATCTCTTCCGATGAAAATCAATCGCATACTTCTCACCCTGGCAGGCATAGTGGCAGTCACTTCGGCAGCCACTGCCCAGTCGTTCTTCGATGACGACATCTATTATGATGCCTCGAAGGATAAGTCTACGCCAAAAACGACCAAGACAATTCGTCAGACATATTCCACTCCATCAACAGTCATAGTAGCCGAATACCCTTCTGCTGACACCTATACTGTAAACGGCACACGCAGGATAAGCATTGACGACTATAACCGCCGCGGTATATTCGCCAAGGATTCCCTGTCCAACGACACCACTGCTACTGACTTTGCATACACTCGTCGCATAGAGCAATTCTACAACCCCGAAATCGTGAGCGGTTCCGGCGATCAGGAACTTGCCAACATATACTACATGGAGCCTGAGCGTGTCAACATATATGTCAACACACCATCAGCCTACTGGGGCTATGATTATTTCTATCCTCACTTCTCATGGTACTCTCCTTATTGGAGCTTCAACTGGAGATGGAACTCACCTTGGTATTGGGACAGCTGGCATGATCTGTATTGGTCCTGGAACTGGGGATGGGGTCCTGCTTGGGGACCATCCTGGGGCTGGGGACATCCCAGTTGGGGATGGGGCCCTGCGTGGGGTCCGTCCTGGGGCTGGGGACATCCCGGCTGGGGACCAAGCCACCCGGTCAATCGGCCAAATGTACCCGGATATCGTCCCGGCAATAACCGCCCGGCATATGGCAACAACACTTCAGGCATAATCAACGGAGGCCGTCGCCAGCAGATACGCAACAGCAATTCCGGATCATACAACCGCCCGTCTACAAACGGTCGCCGACCCGGCGTATCAACCAACTCCGGCAACTCCAACCGCCGTCCGAACCGGGGTGTCACCACACGACCATCCTACAATAACAACAATGACGGATACACTCGTCCTTACAACACAAATGGCGGGCGCAGTTCCGGATTTGGCAACTATAACGGAGGCTCGTCACGTGGCAGTTCCATTGGCAGCGGCTCATACGGAGGCGGCGGACGCTCAAGTGGCGCAGGACGTTCAGGCGGACGTGGACGCCATTAATCCATAATGAACAATAGAATCATCAGGCGTTTTTGCCCGATGGTTCTATTTTCATAACCATTATCCCCCCATCCTCTCTCAACTATTTCGCAACCAATAATGTTGTAATTAAATAATACTCACATTATTCAACAGCACATTTATGAACAAGCATCATCTCTTAGCACTCGCCATAACTCTCCCGGCATGTGCTTATGCCCAGACAGCTGTGGACGCTTATTCCGCATCCCAGCTCGACCTGCGCGGATCAGCACGCTTTATGTCGATGGGCGGAGCCTTCACAGCTCTTGGCGGAGACATATCTACATTGAACCAAAACCCCGGCGGCATAGGAGTGTATCGCAGCAGCGACATATCGCTGACTCTTGATCTCGAACCTCAGTCCACAAAGTCCTCTGTAGGCTCTCTTACCGACAAGAACAGCCAGACCAAATTCGGAGTCAACAACTTCGGATATATCGGCTCAGTCAACACCGGCAGCAGCGCAATGCCATTCTTCAACTGGGGTGTCAGCTTTTCTCGTGCAGCATCATTTGATCGCCGTTACGGCGGTCGCCTCGGCGAGATAGGCACTTCCTACACCAATATGGTTGCCGATTACACTACCTATGACGGTTTCACTCAGGGCGATCTCTTAAACAATAATCCGTATTTCGATTCGGATGCCCCATGGTCAAGCATACTGATGTTTGACGGATTCGGCATAAACCCTACAGGTCCAGGAGCCAACAGTTATACAGGTCTATTCAATTACGGCAGCACCACAGGCGAAGGATGGTACGATATTGAAGAGAAAGGACATGTCGATGAGTACTCTCTCAATTTCGGCGGCAATGTAATGAACATCCTGTACTGGGGCATAGGTTTCGGAATAACCGACATAGATTTTAAGCAATATGCCTATTATGGGGAAGCGTTCAATGCTCCCAATGTGCCGAGTTTCACACCTAAGCCCACTCCTGACGATCCAAATGCCGGAGACTATGGCTACTATTCCGGAAAAGATTATCCTCAGAACACAGGGGATTACGGCTTGACCAATTACAAGCACATCTGGGGAAGCGGATTCAACTTCAAGGCCGGCGTCATTATAAAACCGGTCAATGAATTCCGACTTGGTATTGCAGTCCACACCCCTACCTACTACAATCTCTCATATGAGGGCAACGCCACTATGGCATTCGGTTATGACTCGCCACAGTACACTCAGAATGAAGCTAATAAATTCAACAACGGTCAGACAAGCACCGAATGGGAAGATTTCGACTGGAAGCTCCAGACTCCATGGCGTTTCATGGTGGGAGCTGCCGGTGTGATCGGCGGACGCGCAATAATCAGTGCCGATTACGAATACCGTGCTTACAGCGACATGAAAGTCAAGGACTGGAACGGCAACAACTATAATGCCTACAATGATAACATAAAGACCTTCTATAAGGGTGTAAACATCATACGCCTCGGAGCCGAATACCGCGTGACTCCCGCATTCAGCATCCGTGCCGGCTATAGCTATGAGTCGAGTCCGGTACAGACACAGCTCATTGATCCCGCAAATAACAGCGAAGTGATCTATGTCCCCACATCAGGTGCTTACGACACCGAGACTCAGCCATCATTCACACTCGACCGCAGCACAAATTATATCACATGCGGACTCGGTTATCGCTACAAGAATTTCTACGCTGACCTCGCATACGTATACCGTCACCGCGAAAGCGACTATCAGGCATTCACCAATTATGAGGAACTTATGAATCCCGGCTCTTTTGTCTATGCCCCTAAAGCTAAAGTAACATACAACAATAGCCAGTTAGTGCTCACTCTTGGTGTCCGCTTCTAAAAAACATCTTTTTTAATGGCAAGAAAAAAGACCGCTTCACCTCCTTCACGTCAGAATGACGCGGAGGAGGTGATTGACCTTGACAATCCCGAGTTCCAGAAGGCTTGGGAATTGTTGCAATATACCAGTCAGTCCGTGTTCCTGACCGGAAAGGCAGGCACAGGCAAATCCACATTCCTACGTTACATCACCCGCCACACAAGCAAGCCTTATGTGGTGCTCGCACCTACAGGCATTGCGGCGGTGAATGCCGGAGGACAGACCCTCCACTCATTTTTCCGTATACCGTTCAAGCCCATCACGCGCGATGACCCCGACTTTAAGCGTGACCGCCTGAGACAGCGAATGAAATATCCGGCATCACTCATCAAACTTATACGAAATCTTGAATTGATCATCATCGACGAGATATCGATGGTGCGTGCCGATATAATCGACTTCATCGACAAGCTTCTTCGATTCTATACCCACAATGAGCGGCAGCCTTTCGGTGGCAAGCAGCTGCTGCTCGTAGGCGATGTGTTCCAGCTTGAGCCTGTGGTGACCGGTGATATGCGCGACATTCTGCGCAACTATTACCGGAACTTCTATTTCTTCAATGCCGATGCTTTCCGCGACATAAAGATTGTACCTATCGAGCTCAGGAAAGTGTATAGGCAGACCGATATTGACTTCATTTCACTCCTCGACCGTATACGTGCCGGCATATCTACCCCCGACGACCTTGCACGACTGAATTCTCGTGTGGCACCTATGCAGTTGCCAGGAACCAGCAGCACAAAAAGATCCGACAAGGATTTCACCATGACACTCGCGACTCGCCGCGACATGGTCGACAACATCAATGAAGCCCATCTCAGCGCAATAAAGAAACCCACAGTCACTTTCACCGGCACCATCAAAGGTGAGTTCCCCGATAACTCCCTCCCCACCGATCTGGACCTATGCCTGAAGGAAGGGGCACAGGTTGTTTTCATAAAGAACGATCCTGAACGCCGGTGGGTAAACGGCACGGTGGGAAGAGTGTCAGCTCTCGCTGCCGACCTTCTTGAGATCACCCTCGAATCTGGAGAAACTCATCGGGTCCGCCAAGAGATATGGAGCAATATCAAATACACATTCAACCCTTCATCCAAAGAGATAAAAGAGGAGGAATTGGGAAGTTTCACACAATATCCCATCAAACTTGCCTGGGCTCTGACCGTGCACAAGAGCCAGGGTCTGACATTCAATAATGCTATAATCGATCTCGGTCATGGCGCATTTGCCGGAGGGCAGACCTACGTGGCTCTCTCTCGTTGCCGAAGTTTCGAAGGGCTCACGTTAGCCTCTACGGTGGCTGACAGGGATATATTTGTCAATCCCGCGGTGACACAATTCTCTCGTTCGTTCAATGACCAGACGCTGATAAATGAAGCCCTGGAGAAAGCTCGTGCCGACAGTTGCTACGATAAAGCCCTAAAACTTGCCGATAAAGGTGAGTTGCCTGAAGCGTTTGACATGTTTGCCGAAGGATTGCGTAACCGTTCCATCCTTAATAATCCTGCACTTATGCGTTTTGCCCGCAGGAAACTCAATGTGGTGAAACTCATGAGCGACCGCATAGCTCATCTTGAAGCCAAAATCAAAGCCGATGCCGAACGGTTTGCCGATATGGCAAAAGAATATATCTCCTTAGGGGATGATTGCCTGCAAGATGAAATGCCGCTTCCGGCAATAGCCAACTACGGCAAGGCCCTCACCCTGTCCCCTACTCTTATCCCGGCTCTCTACGGCAGAGCAAAAGCACACGCTATGCTCGGAGAAACGGATAAAGCTCTTGATGACTATAAAACAATCCTTGACAATGACAGAGCCGACATAAGGGCCGTTATCGAAATGGCATCATGCTATATGGCTGAAGGGGATATCCACAATGCCATGGACCGATGCATGCTTGCTCTTGACATGCTCGACGATATCGAATGTCCGCGCCAGTTGCAATGCAGACTGCACACATGCCTTGCCCACATATTCGAAGAGACAGGCGACTCCGAGGAAGCAGCCCGCCACAGAGCTATAGCAAAAAGGCTGAAGCGTTAAGCCTCAGCCATGATAACTGTTTAACGGTATAAACCTCAAAAAACTGTTTTCGATTACCGCTACGCCGTTGAAATCAACGGTGGAGTGGCATTCTCCTGTGAATTCTCTTACCGAACATTCACACTTCCCGACGTCAAGTCCGCGGTCTGAAGGCACAGTCTCACCGGAATATGTCACTATGACATTCCGGCACCTCCTGCCATTAACAACAGCCATGTGGCATCTCACTGAAGCCATGACCTGATCCGTTTATCGGTTTTTGACAACATTCTGCCCCTCTCGGGCCCTTACATTGTCGTTTCTGCCACGCGTACGCACAAGGCTTATCGAATCCAGATAGGAAATCTCCTTGGGAGACGCGGCATAATGTATGGCTCCATACACCGTTGACGCAACTTTAGCCGAATCCAGCACAAGCAGCAGACGGTTCATGCCGTCGGCAGGTCCATTGTACCATCGGTACTCGGTTGTTCCGTCATTATAATCAACCGCCATATTGAGTGTCACAAGATTATGTGTATTCACACCCTTGACCGACAGGGTGTAACGGTCACCACGATCCCAGTTCTTATCCGACGACACATTGAACGATATGAAATCCGAAGGTATGTTGGCAGTGTTTCTACGCATCTTTATGCCTGACCAAATATCCACAGAATCACCGTCAAGGCTCATATGCCGTGGAGCACCATCCGATTTGCCACCTGCGCGCTCAGCCTCTTCGATACGTTTCTGAAGAATCTCTTCCGTCTTGTCGCACATTTCCATATATGCCTGTATATTATGGCCGTACCAGTATAGCGAGGTGTCCACAAGTTCGCGAGTCACACCATGCTTAGCGTATATCGACTGTTGCAACACCTTACGGAGCGAATCATTGCCGAACGTACGGTGCTCGGTCTCTACCACCGCATCCCCTATATAT
The nucleotide sequence above comes from Duncaniella freteri. Encoded proteins:
- a CDS encoding AAA family ATPase yields the protein MARKKTASPPSRQNDAEEVIDLDNPEFQKAWELLQYTSQSVFLTGKAGTGKSTFLRYITRHTSKPYVVLAPTGIAAVNAGGQTLHSFFRIPFKPITRDDPDFKRDRLRQRMKYPASLIKLIRNLELIIIDEISMVRADIIDFIDKLLRFYTHNERQPFGGKQLLLVGDVFQLEPVVTGDMRDILRNYYRNFYFFNADAFRDIKIVPIELRKVYRQTDIDFISLLDRIRAGISTPDDLARLNSRVAPMQLPGTSSTKRSDKDFTMTLATRRDMVDNINEAHLSAIKKPTVTFTGTIKGEFPDNSLPTDLDLCLKEGAQVVFIKNDPERRWVNGTVGRVSALAADLLEITLESGETHRVRQEIWSNIKYTFNPSSKEIKEEELGSFTQYPIKLAWALTVHKSQGLTFNNAIIDLGHGAFAGGQTYVALSRCRSFEGLTLASTVADRDIFVNPAVTQFSRSFNDQTLINEALEKARADSCYDKALKLADKGELPEAFDMFAEGLRNRSILNNPALMRFARRKLNVVKLMSDRIAHLEAKIKADAERFADMAKEYISLGDDCLQDEMPLPAIANYGKALTLSPTLIPALYGRAKAHAMLGETDKALDDYKTILDNDRADIRAVIEMASCYMAEGDIHNAMDRCMLALDMLDDIECPRQLQCRLHTCLAHIFEETGDSEEAARHRAIAKRLKR
- a CDS encoding tRNA-dihydrouridine synthase family protein, translating into MEEKNSFMIFSAPIQGLTDPVWRHFHHQVYGGGSVAAYHTPFMRVERGEVRRRDVRDLKSEFNQGLTLVPQIIFRDIKEFRMLCDEIRIAGYSVADMNMGCPFPPQVHHGRGAGILGNIELLREVSAVITAEYGDLSFSAKMRLGVECPDEWRDALAVLNTIPLRHVTVHPRTARQQYSGDLFMDEFAMVLGASAHPVIYNGDIVRPEQIDEVMSAYPGVAGVMIGRGLFSRPSIVEEWRNGVEWDLDKKMEAFVRLHNSIYSHYCDTLCGDVQILGKMKPFWEYMAPNVDRKAYKDIKKASSLRKYDDAVGRCMRINH
- a CDS encoding DUF4296 domain-containing protein codes for the protein MCRIPVILLFIVMFMSCSRTPDYVISEDKMARLMADIYIGDAVVETEHRTFGNDSLRKVLQQSIYAKHGVTRELVDTSLYWYGHNIQAYMEMCDKTEEILQKRIEEAERAGGKSDGAPRHMSLDGDSVDIWSGIKMRRNTANIPSDFISFNVSSDKNWDRGDRYTLSVKGVNTHNLVTLNMAVDYNDGTTEYRWYNGPADGMNRLLLVLDSAKVASTVYGAIHYAASPKEISYLDSISLVRTRGRNDNVRAREGQNVVKNR
- a CDS encoding phosphoglycerate kinase, encoding MTIDQYNFNGKKAIVRVDFNVPLDENGNITDDTRIRGALPTLKKILNDGGSLIIMSHMGKPKGKVNPKMSLSQIKEAVGNHLGTEVKFADDCANASEFAAALKPGEVLLLENLRFHPEEEGKPVGIDKEDPAYEAAKKEMKEKQKEFAKTLASYADVYVNDAFGTAHRRHASTAVIADYFDADNKMLGYLMEKEVNAVDNILSDIKRPFTAIMGGSKVSTKIGIIENLMDKVDNLILCGGMTYTFAKALGGNVGKSICEEDKLQLALDIIEKAKQKGVNLVIGTDCVAADDFSNDANTMVVPCMEIPAEWEGLDAGPNTREAFANAIKGAKTILWNGPAGVFEFDNFTAGSRAIADAIVEATENGAFSLVGGGDSVACINKFGLADKVSYVSTGGGALLEAIEGKVLPGIAAIRG
- a CDS encoding OmpP1/FadL family transporter gives rise to the protein MNKHHLLALAITLPACAYAQTAVDAYSASQLDLRGSARFMSMGGAFTALGGDISTLNQNPGGIGVYRSSDISLTLDLEPQSTKSSVGSLTDKNSQTKFGVNNFGYIGSVNTGSSAMPFFNWGVSFSRAASFDRRYGGRLGEIGTSYTNMVADYTTYDGFTQGDLLNNNPYFDSDAPWSSILMFDGFGINPTGPGANSYTGLFNYGSTTGEGWYDIEEKGHVDEYSLNFGGNVMNILYWGIGFGITDIDFKQYAYYGEAFNAPNVPSFTPKPTPDDPNAGDYGYYSGKDYPQNTGDYGLTNYKHIWGSGFNFKAGVIIKPVNEFRLGIAVHTPTYYNLSYEGNATMAFGYDSPQYTQNEANKFNNGQTSTEWEDFDWKLQTPWRFMVGAAGVIGGRAIISADYEYRAYSDMKVKDWNGNNYNAYNDNIKTFYKGVNIIRLGAEYRVTPAFSIRAGYSYESSPVQTQLIDPANNSEVIYVPTSGAYDTETQPSFTLDRSTNYITCGLGYRYKNFYADLAYVYRHRESDYQAFTNYEELMNPGSFVYAPKAKVTYNNSQLVLTLGVRF